GCGTATTGCCATTTTTAGCAGTAGCTTTTATTAACGCTTTTGTAGATTTAGGACACAAAATCATTATACAAAACACTATCTATAAATTTTATGAAGATAGCACCCAGCTTTTTCTAACTGCTATTGTTAATGCTTTGATGCTTTTACCTTTTATCCTTATGCTTTCGCCTTCTGGATTCTTAGCAGATAAATTTCCTAAAAATAAAATCATGAAAATATCTGCATTATTTTCGGTAATATTAACTTGTATTATTTGTTTGTGTTATTATCTTGGAGCATTTTGGCTTGCTTTTGTAATGACTTTTATCATGGGAGTGCAATCTGCTTTATACTCTCCTGCAAAATATGGTTTTATAAAAGAATTAGTAGGAAAAGAACTTTTAGCTATGGGAAATGGAGCCGTAAATGCGGTAAGTATCGTGGCTATTTTAGCCGGTATGACAGTATTTTCTCTAAGCTTTGAAATACTTTTTGAGCCAAATTTTAACACTCCTTCGGATATTTTAACACAAATTGCGCCTTTGGGTTTTGTATTGATAGCTTTTGCTTTATTAGAACTTTTTTTAGCTTATAAACTTCCTAGTTTAAAAGAAGAAGATAAAAATTTAAGTTTTGATAAAAAACAATATTTACAAGGAAAGCTTTTAGCCTCTAATTTAAAAACAATATTTTCTCATAAAATCATTTGGCTTTGCATTGTAGGAATTTCACTTTTTTGGGCCATATCACAACTTTATTTAGTAAGTTTTCCTGTATATGCAAAAAATGATCTTTTTATAGAGAATACCTTTTACATACAATGCTCTTTAGCTTTTTCTGGTATAGGAGTGATTATAGGATCACTTATTAGTGGTAAGTTTTCTAAAAACTACATCGAATTAGGTCTTATACCACTAGGTGCTTTAGGGATTTTTCTAATGAGCATTTTAATGCCATTTTTAGAAAACTTACTAAGCTATAGTGTGGTGTTTTTTATTTTTGGTTTAAGTGGTGCATTTTTTATCATACCTTTAAATTCTCTCATACAATTTCATGCAAAAGAAAATGAACTAGGAAAAGTCTTAGCAGGTAATAATTTTATACAAAATATTTTCATGTTAGGCTTTTTAACACTAGCTACTTTTGCTGCTTATGCTGAATTTGAAGTGATAAATTTGTTTTATTTTATCATCGCTGTGGCATTTTTTGGAAGCGTTTATGTGCTAAGTAAATTGCCTTTTTCTTTAGTGCGTTTATTAATGAGCATAGCGTTTTTTCAACGCTACCGTTTATTAGTAGAAGGTTTTGAGAATATTCCTGAAAAAGGTGGAGCATTATTGCTTGGTAATCATATATCTTTTATAGATTGGGCTATTGTACAAATGGCTATACCAAGAAAAATTTATTTTGTTATGGAAAAAAGCATTTATTCTAAGTGGTATATTAAAATTTTTCTTGATAAATTTGGAGTTATTCCTGTTTCAAGTGCTTCTAGTAAATCAAGCTTAGAGCTTATTGCTATGCATATTAAAAACGGAAATTTAGTTTGTCTTTTCCCAGAAGGAGTACTTTCACGCCATGGACAGCTTAATGAATTTAAAGGCGGATTTGAGTTAGTTTGCTCAAAATTAGAAGAACAAGATGGAGTGATTTTGCCTTTTTATATTAGAGGACTTTGGGGAAGTGCTTTTTCAAGAAGTGATGAAGAATTTTCAGCAAGAAATCGCAAAATAAGCAAAAGAAAAATCGCTATTGCTTTTGGAAAAAGCTTACCAATACACACTAAAAAAGAAATTGTCAAAGCAAAAGTTTTTGAACTTTCTTTTATTGCTTGGAAGTCTCAATGTGAAAGTATGCATACTATAGCCAGAGCTTGGATAGATAGCGCTAAAAGAAATTTAAGTCAAATAGCTATTGTTGATCCTTTAATAGGTGGTATTACTTATAGAAAAATGCTTGCTTTAAGCTTGGTTTTTAGCTCTTTCATAAAAAATATATCGCATGAGCTAAATATACAACCTACCCAAGGAAGCTATGCTCCAAAAGAAGAATGTATAGGAATTTTGCTCCCTGCTTCTATGGCTAGCTCTCTTTGCAATCTAGCTGTATTACTTGCAAATAAAATCGTAGTAAATTTAAACTTCACAGCAGGTGTAAAAGCGATTAATCAAGCCATTCAAAGTTCTCAAATTCAACAAATTTATACCTCTAGAAAATTTATAGAAAAATTAGAAAATAAAGGTATAAAACTAGAATTTGAAGAGCATGTTAGAATTATTTTTATGGAAGATGTTATCGCAAGCTTTAAAAGACAAAAACTCAAAATCTTTTCTATGCTTGCTTTAGTAAGTATCTTACCTACTTGTTTAATAAAAGCATTATTTGCACCTAATAAACAAAACCTTGCCATAGCTGCTATATTATTTAGTAGTGGTAGTGAAGGAACACCTAAAGGAGTAATGCTAAATAATCGTAATATTTTAAGCAATATAGCTCAAATTTCAGATGTATTATGTGCAAAAAATGAAGATGTTGTCTTATCTTCTTTACCACCTTTTCATGCTTTTGGATTAACTGTAACTACTTTTATGCCTTTATTAGAAGGGATTAAAAGCATAACACATGCTGATCCAACAGATGCACTAGGCGTAGCAAAAGCTATAGTAAAAAATAATGTTAGCATTATGTGTGCTACTTCAACTTTTCTAGGTATTTATGCAAGAAATAAAAAACTTGATGCGATTATGTTTGAAAGTTTAAGGATTATCGTCTCAGGTGCTGAAAAACTCAAAAGCGAAGTAAGAACTGCCTTTGAAATGAAATTTAAAAAACCTATTTTTGAAGGCTATGGAGCCACTGAAACCACTCCAGTTGCAAGTGTGAATTTACCGAATAAATTTGATCCTGATTACTGGATTTTACATCGTGCAAATAAAGAAGGTAGTGTAGGTATGCCTTTACCAGGAAGCGCTATACGCATAGTAGATCCATCTACTTATGAAAGTTTAAATCATGGAGAAGACGGATTAATACTCATTGGTGGTCATCAGGTTATGGTGGGTTATTTAAACAATAAAGAAAAAACCGATGAAGTTATCAAAGAAATCGATAACATACGCTGGTATAATACCGGAGATAAAGGCCATGTGGATGAGGATGGCTTTTTATATATAGTAGATCGTTATTCTCGTTTTGCAAAAATTGGCGGTGAGATGATATCTTTAGGAGCTTTAGAAGAAGAAATTGCTAAATTTATCAATACAGATATAGTAAAATTTTGCGCAGTTGCACTAGATGATGATAAAAAAGGTGAAATGGTATGCTTATTAGTAGAATGCCAAGAGCAAGATTTTGATGGAATTTGTGAAGTGATTAAAAACTCTACTATGCCTGCTATTTTTAAACCAAGTAAATATTTTAAAGTAGAGCAAATTCCGCTTTTAGGTTCTGGTAAAGTGGATTTAAAAGGCGCTAAAGATTTAGCTAAAATCTTGCAAGAAAATTAATTCCCAAAGCAATTTTACTTTGGGAAATTTTACAAACTATTTCTTTTAGTTTTATAATCATATTTTTTATCAAAAACAAGCTTATCATTTTCTTTGACTGCTATCTTTCCTTTAATATAAAAATACTCCAAATCACTAGTTTGTGTTAAAATTATATCTGCCTCCATCATACAACCTTCTCGTCCTATTTGCATTGTTTGAGTAATGGTATATTGCGCGCTTAATGGATTTTCATTTTGAAGTTTTAATTCTCTTTTTAAATTATGCTTTACTAAAACATCAATCTCATCAAATCTATAAACACCTTCTCCAAAAACTCCACCAACACCATCTGTAATACAAGTCCAAGTATCATTTAAAATATCATAAGAAATGCTTCTATCTACCCTACCTTCTTCTAAAAGTGTTATTGGAGTTAAAGGAGCACTTTGTGCTTGCATATTGATTTTATTGCTATCTTGACCATTAAAACATGGTAAATTAAATTCACACTCATTTAAATCTAAAGTCAAGGTTGAAATTTTTGGCATAGGCCAAAACATAGGCCAAAAAGAATTCGCTAATGATAATCTTATCTTAGAACCCTTGGTAAATCTATAGCCGCAAGCATCAAGTTTGATTTGCTTTTGGATAAATTCATCTTTTTTTAAAGGTATAAATTGCTCTTTATCATCACTTAATGCAAGATTGACCACTCCATAACTTACTCTTTTTACAAAACCATCAGCTCTAACTTCACTAAGCTGAGCAAAAAGCATAGCTTTTTCTTGATCACTTGTAATTTTTACATTTAAAACCGGAAAACCCAAAATATCTAAATCTTGTTCTAAAAAATCACTTTCAAAAACAACTGCCATCCCATCATCCAACCTTTGATCACTAGGACTTTCTCCTAAAACACCAGCCCCCATCCATTCTCCAGATAAAAGCCCATGATTTAGCGGAGTGTTGATTTTGATAAATTCACTTGATTTTTTACATGTTAATTTATACGAATTTAAATAGTATTTTTTATAGCCAATATCTTTTTTAAAATCATTTAAAGCAACAAAACGACCTTCCACTTTCTCTGTTTTTGAATTTGGCTTAGAACTATTTTCAATATACGCTTGTATCATAGGAGTTTCAAGCGCATCATTTTCCTCATTTTTAAGCCATTTATCCCACCATTTAAGTGCTTCTTGTAAAAAACCCATTGCAGGTAAAGGCAAGCCATCATGAGGATAAACATGAGCCCAAGGACCAACGACAGCTTTTTTTGGAACTTTCAAAGAATTCATTAGAGTAAAAACAGGATTAGTATAAGAATCAGCCCATCCATCTAATGCAAAAACAGGAACTTGTATATCATCATAATTTTCTCCAACAGATCCATGCTTCCAATAGTCATCTTTTAAAGTATGCTCAAGCCACAATGTAGGCCATAAAGGCATATTTTCAAGCCTATTGAGCCATTTATTTCTACCATTTGGATCAATTTTTGGATCAACAAAGCGTGATTGATATGCAAGCATGATATTACCCCACCAAAAATTATCATTAAGCAGACATCCACCTTTATAATGAATATCTTCATTAAACCTATCATCAGTAAAACCTACCACTATAATAGCTCTTAAATTTTTGGGTCTTCTTGCTGCAACTTGTAAAGAATTAAATCCACCCCAAGATTTACCCATCATACCAATATTCCCATCACACCATTCTTGCTTTGCTATCCATTCAATAACTTCTAAGGCATCATCTTGTTCTTGCTTTAAATATTCATCTTCCAATAAACCATCAGATTCCCCACTTCCTCTAATATCAACTCTAACAACCGCATAACCATTACCACTAAAATATCCATGCATAGGTTCATCTCTACCTCTTGTTCCATCATTTTTTCTATAAGGAATATATTCTAATATAGCAGGAACTTTTTCTTTAACTTGAGGAAGCCAAATTCGTGATGAAAGCTTGGTGCCATCTTTTAAAATTATCCATTCATTTTCTATCACTTTAACCTTGTTTTTAAAATCAAAAATAATTTCTTTCATTTTATCTCCTTTTTATTGTATTTTTTAATCCAAATCAAACAAAACATTACACCCAAAATAGCCATAGCTATCATAATAGTAAAATATATATGAAAACCTTTTACACCTGGATATCTATCTAACAAATCCCCAGCAAGCAAAGGTGCAAAAACCTCAGGTAAATATCCAAAAGTAGATACAATACCTATAGCCATACCTGCTAAATGAATAGGAATTTTTCCCTCACTAAGTAAAGAGTAATAAATTCCAAAATTAGAATACATAGCTACATAAATTACCACACAAGCAGAAGTTAAAACGCTCATTTGTAAAAATCCATTTAATTTTGAACTAAGCATTAAAAAAATAACACCGATTCCCATTAAAATAAAGCCTATCATCATTATTTTAGCCTTTCCGTATCCATCTGCTATAAATCCACCTACTACAGAAGAAACAGGACGAATGTATTGAGCTAATACTGTTAAAATAGCTGCGAAAACAGCAGAAGCTCCTATAACATTACTTGCATAAGGAGTAAAATAATAAAAGCTCATATTAAAAAAATATGTACAAAAAGTAATAGCAACCACAAGCCAAAGAGCTGAATTTTTCAAAAGAAAAACCAAATCTTTGATTTTAATCTTCTCGCTTTGTTCATTAACCTCATCTTTTAAAAGAAAAAATAATAAAACAGCACTTGCAATAGGAGCTATAGAATAAAATATAATAACCATTTCTATACCTTGTGCGGCTAAAGCTTTTGTTTGAAAATATCCAAAAATACTTGTAGCTATAGCCAAATGTGCAGCACCAACAACACCTCTACCACCTTCAAAAATTCCATAAGCTTTTGCTTGTTCTTTAGAATTTGCCAAACTTCTTACTATTTTCATCAAAGAAGGCCAAAAAGTTAATAATGAAGTAATTCCCCAGATTCCATAAATAATCAAAAGTGCATTTAAAGAAGTAAAATATAAATGTAACAAACCACCAAGTCCTGTAGCAATTAAAGAAAAAATCAATAATTTTTTTGGCGCAAAACGATCTGCTAAATATCCTCCTAAGGCATAAGAAAACAAACCAAGTAAGCCATAAGCACTACCCAAAAGGCCCATTTCAAAATTATTTAAATGATAAAGACTCATATAATCATCATAATAATATTTTCTAAAATAAGGCAAACCATAAATAATAGATCCACAAAAAGATAATAACAATAATGTAAAAAAATTATTTTTTAAACTTTGTTCTTTATTTTCATACATTAAAAACCTCCTTTTTTATACTATATATGATTTTTTTATTTTTTAATAATATAAATATAGATAATTTTGCATAAAAATTTTAAATTGATATATTTTTTACACACTTAAGATAATTTTTAAAAATTTTTTTTAATTAAATGAGTTATAATAAAAACAAAAACTCTACAAAAAATTAAAATTATCTATAAATTTTTATATTTCATTATCATTTTTTTGATACATTTATACATTAAAAATATTAAAAAGGGAAATAATGAAAATTTTTGATATGGTAGTTATTGGTGCTGGCCCTGCAGGTATTGCAGCTGGAGTAGAAGCTAAAATAAAAAATAAAGAAGTTATTGTTTTAGAAAAAGCTGATGCAATTTGTCAAACCTTAGTAAAATTTTACAAAGAAGGTAAAAGAGTAGACAAAGCTTATAAAGGTTGTGATAGCACAAATTACGGGCATATAAATTTTGAAGATGGAACTAGAGAAAGCACAATAGAAATTTTCCAAAATGCTATCAAAGAGTATAATCTTGAAGTAAAGCTTTCTAGTGAAGTTGAAAGTGTTAAAAAAGATGGAGAAAATTTCATCGTTAGCACTGCAAATGAAAATTATATTTGCAAAAATGCGGTTATTGCTATAGGTAGAATGGGTAAACCAAATAAACCAAGCTATACTTTACCTATAACTTTAACAAAAATCATCAATTTTAATGCAAATTCAGCAAGCCAAGGTGAAAAAATCTTAGTTGTAGGTGGTGGAAATTCAGCAGCAGAATACGCTATAGATTTAGCTAAAAATAATGATGTGACACTTTGCTATAGAAGAGAAACTTTCTCAAGATTAAACGATATTAATCTTAGTGATATTCAAAAAGCTTTTGAACAAGGCAGTGTAAAAGCAAAACTTGGCATAGATATAATTAGTATTGAAGATGAAAGCGGTAAAGCTAAAGTAAATTTCACTAACGACACAAATGAAATTTATGATCGTATTATTTATGCTATTGGTGGTTCAACTCCACTTGATTTCTTACAAAAATGCTCTATAGAAGTTGATGAAAAAGGCGTACCAAGCTTTGATGAAAATAAAGAAAGCAATGTAAAAGGATTATTCGTAGCAGGTGATATAGCGAGTAAAAACGGAGCTTCTATTGTAGTGGGTTTAAATGATTCGTTTAAAATCTGCGATCATCTTTATAAATGCTAAAACTCTTTCAATATTTAAAAGGCTATCGCTATAATAACGATAGTCTTTTACTTTTTGACTTTTTATCTAAATATAATTTAAAAGGTAATATCCTTGATATAGGATGTGGTTGTGGAATTTTAGGACTTTTGATAAAGCAAAAATTTCCAAATTCAAATGTTTATCTACTAGATATCCAAGAGCGAAATATCAAACTAAGTTATAAAAATGCCAAAGAAAATAAACTTGAAATTCAAGGCATTTGTGAAGACTTTTTAAACTATAAAAGTGATATAAAATTTGATTTTTTGATCTCCAATCCTCCATTTTATAAAAAAAATACACAAAAAAGCCAAGATTTGCATTTATGCATATCAAGATATCAAGAATTTATGCCACTTGAGAAGATGTTTGCTAAAATAAATACTTTAATCAAGCCAAATGGTAGTTTTTTTATGTGCTATGAGGCAAGCTTTTTAGATGAAATTTGTGCTTATTTAAAACAATTTAAATTAAAACTAGTTTCGCTTCAATGTGTTCATACCAATATACAAACTAACGCAAGACTTGTTTTAATGCATATTAAAAAAAATAGCAAAAGTCCTTGTGTAATAGTACCTACACTTTTTATGTATGAAAATGATGTTTTAAATCCAAAAATTAGTGAAATTTATGAAAATACAGGAACTATAAGCTATGATGTGTGAAAAAGGTTTTGATTATTCTTTTGATGAAAGTGCTTGTGAAAAATGTGGCGGGAAGTGTTGCACTGGAGAAAGTGGGTATATCTATGCTAGCAAAGAAGAATTAGAAGCTATTGCTAGTTTTTTAAATTTAAGCTTTGAAGCCTTTAAAGAACAATATCTCATCAAAGTTGGGTTTAAATATAGCTTTAAAGAAGCAAAGTATGAAAATGGCTATCGTTGTATTTTTTTTGATACAATGCATAAAAAATGTTTAATTTACAAGCATAGACCAAAACAATGTAGAACTTTTCCATTTTGGGAGTATTTTAAAACATACAAAGAGGAGTTAAAAAAAGAATGTATAGGGGTTTGCTTTCACTAATTATAGTTTTTATCCTAACAAGCCTTGCTTTAGCTAAAGGTGAAGATGAAATCCTACAAGCACTTATTTATGAAGAGCATGGACAATTTCAAAAAGCATGTGATATTTACACAAATTTATTTCATGAAAATAACGAAAGTATTTACTTGCAAAAGGCTTTATTTTTAGCTTTAAGTGCTAATTTAAAACAAAAAAATGAACTTTTAAAAGCTTCTAAAGATTTTTTAGAACACACAGCTATTGCAAGATTAAATGCTTTATATTTTTTTGAAATAGGAGACTATAAACAAGCTGAAGCTATACTTTATAAACTCATTAAAGAAGAACAAGATTATAGAAATTATGAAATATTAGGTGATATTTTTACCAAAAAAGCTTTATACACTAAAGCTTTAGAGCAATATAATCTTGCTTATAAGCTTTTTGAACATGAAAATTTATTACTTAAAATAGTTGAAATTAATATCAAAAATAAAAATATCAACCAAGCTAAAAAGGCCTTAGAAGAATTTGTAAAAAGTTCACAATGCACCCTTAAAACATGCACCCTACTTTTAAAAATTTATCAAGAACAAAAAAATCACAAAGCAAGTATTCAAACCCTTGAAAAGCTATATAAACTCAACAATGATATTAAATACATCTACGCTATGATAGAATTACTAGTACAAGAAAAAAACTATACTCAGGCTCTAAATTTAACCCAAAAATACAACATAGATCCTGATACTAAAATTTTCTTATATACACAAACAAAAGATTATAAAAAAGCTTACGAAATAGCCTTAAAACACTATGAACTTAGTAAAGATAAAAAATATCTTTCTATGGCAGGCGTTTTGGAATTTGAAATTCATATGGATCCTAAAAGTAAAAAAGTCACGGACCCAAAAATTCTAGCTTCTATTATGAAAAAATTTGAGCAAAGCGTAGATATACGCAGTGATGCTTTATATCAAAACTACTATGGTTATGCCTTGATTGAGTATGATATTGATATAGCCAAAGGTATAGAGCTAGTAGGCTGGGCGCTTGAACAAGAACCACAAAATCTTTATTATCTTGACTCTTTGGCTTGGGGGTATTATAAACTTAAAGATTGTAAAAAGGCTTATGAAATTTTGCAAAAAACATTGCATGATAAAGAATTTTCAAGCTCAGATGAAAGTAAAGAGCATTTAAAGGCCATTGAAAAATGTTTAAAACAATAGATTTAAAAAATCATTTTTCAAAAACACAAAAAATTCTTGAAAGTAAAAAAGAAATTTTTCCTTATGATATGCTAGGTAGAAGCCTAGCCTCTAATGCCTTTTATCCTAAAGATATTTATACGCTTTTACTTGAAAAAAAACTTTCGCATTTTTTATATTCTGAAGATTTAAATTTTAATCATGGAAATTTTGATGCCATCATCTTGCCAACAAGCCCTTTACTTAATCAAGATATACAAAATTTAAGCCTTTTTAGGCGTTATCATGAAAAACCTATTGTGCAGTTTGATTTTATTTTTGATGAATATCAAATTTTAGAAAGCTTAGTATATGGGGCTGATGCGTTTATTGTATTTCCTAAAATGCTAAAAACCATGCAACTAAAAAAACTTTATAATTTTGCAATACATCTTGGCTTAGAAGCCATTTTTTACCTTGAAAGCAAAAATGATCTTAATAATGCTATTTTGGCAGGAGCTAGAATTTTTTTATTAGAAGATGAAAAGCTATTACCTTTGATACCAAAAAATAAAGCTCTTATAAGTAAAAATATTAAAAATCTACATGCTTGCATAAAGGAGAGTTGATGGAGTATTTATATGCACCTTGGAGGGATGTTTATTTTAACAATAAAGATAAAAATTTTTGCCCTTTTTGTCATTGTAAGCATGAACTTAATAAAGATGAAAAACTTGGGGTAATTTTTAGAGCTAAAGAATGCTTTGGCATTATGAATAAGTTCCCTTATAGTCCGGGTCATTTTATGATTATTCCTTATGAGCATTTAGAAAATATAGAAGATTTAAGTGATGATACATGGCTAGAAATTAGCCATTTTGTGCGTATTGGAGTTAAAATTTTAAAAGAGAACTTTCATGCTAAAGGTGTTAATATAGGTATGAATTTAGGCAGTGCAGCAGGAGCTGGCATAGCACCACATTGTCATTATCATTTAATCCCAAGATGGCAAGGCGATACAAATTTTATCACTACCATAGGACAAACTAGAGTTTGTGGGAGTGATTTAAAAAAAGTTTATACAACCTTATGCAAAGCTTTTAAAGACTATGTATAAAGAAGTTGATTTTGAAAATTTTTTAAAATTTAATTTTGATCTTTTAATTGATGCAAGAAGTCCCAAAGAATACAAACTTGCTCATATAAAATCTGCGCAAAATTACTACGCACTTAATGATAATGAATTTGAAGAAATAGGCACACTTTATAAGAAAAACAAGGGCTTAGCTAAAGCAAAAGGTGCAAGTTATATTTGCGAAAATATGAGTAAGCATATTAATAAAATTTATCAAAATTATAAAATAGGCTCTTTGGTGGGAACTTATTGCGCAAGAGGTGGTAAAAGATCAAAAGCTATTGCTTTAATCTTAGCTGAACTTGGTTATAGGGTTGTAAGATTAGAGGGTGGATATAAAGCCTATAGAAGTTATGTGAGTGAGTTTTTTACTAAAGATTTAAATATTGAGTTTTTATGTCTTTGTGGTAATACAGCAAGTGGCAAAAGTGATTTAATCCAAACTTTGGATAATGCTTTAAATTTAGAAAAACTTGCTAATCATCAAGGATCAAGTTTTGGTAAAATTTATGGAGAACAACCAAGCCAAAAAGCTTTTGAAGATGAATTGTTTTATTTTTTAAAAGATTATACCCATAAAACTTGTTTTATAGAAGCTGAAAGCAGGCAGATTGGAAATTTAACTATCCCGCTAAATTTATACAATAGCATGCAAAAAGCTAAGAAAATTTGGTGTGAATGTGACACGAATTTACGTGTTCAAAGAGTTTTGAAAAACTATGCTCCAATGGATAAAAAAGTATTTTATCAATGTGTTGAAAAAATATCACCTTATATCAGCAAGGATTTTAAACTAAGACTTTGTCAAAATTATGAAGAAAACAATTTAGAACTTTGTGTAAAAATGCTTTTTGAATATTATGATAAAGTATATAAAAAACCTACAAAAATTGATTATTTTATCGATAGCTCTAATTTAGATGAAGCTAAAGAATATCTTATGAGTTTAAACTCATAAGATTGTATTTGCAAAGATAATAAAAATAATACTTGAAAGAATTCCAGCAACTGGTAAAGTAATCACCCATGCTAAACCAATAGGTTTCATCATAGCCCATTTAGCATCTTTATTAAATACTCCTATACCTAAAACTGCACCAATTAAAATATGGGTTGAGCTAACTGGAATTCCAAGTTGAGTAGCTAAAAGTATAACAATACTTGCGCCAAGTTCAGCACTAAAACCTGTTGTTGGTTTAATTTCAGCAAGTTTTGAACCCACAGTTTGAATGACTTCTTTACCTAAAAACCAAAGCCCAATAACTAAAGCTATACCAAACATAAGCATTACAGCAAAAGGTACTGGTGAGCTAGGATTAATGGTATCATTTTTAAGCACATCTAAAATTGCAGCAAATGGTCCAAGAGCATTAGCTATATCATTAGCTCCATGTGAAAAAGCAAAACTTGAAGCAGTAAAAATTTGAAACCACGAAAAAATCTTTTCTATGGTTTTATTAACCTGAGTTTTTTTCATCAATCTCACAACTGCTAAAGTAACAATATAAGCAAAAATAGAAATAATCGAAACTATCCATAAATTTTGCATTACATCTAAAGTAGAAACATTATTTAAACCCTTAAATAAAAACATAGAAGCAATAGTCAATGCGCCTACACCTGCTATTAAAGGAACGTGAAATTTCATTCTTGAAAAAACATCTATATTTTTTTCTTTTTCTTTTAGCTCTTTGATTTTTAACTTGTATTCACTTCTTTTTTCATCATCATCTAAAACAATAGCACTAAGTTCTTTGATTTGCTCTTCTTGGCTTTTGTTTTTTAAATTTTTAAAATATTCTTCTTTAAATGCTTTTTTTTCTTTTTTGATTTCTTTTACTACAAGAGTTATTTCTTCTGATGGTTT
This genomic stretch from Campylobacter lari subsp. concheus harbors:
- a CDS encoding tRNA1(Val) (adenine(37)-N6)-methyltransferase; this translates as MLKLFQYLKGYRYNNDSLLLFDFLSKYNLKGNILDIGCGCGILGLLIKQKFPNSNVYLLDIQERNIKLSYKNAKENKLEIQGICEDFLNYKSDIKFDFLISNPPFYKKNTQKSQDLHLCISRYQEFMPLEKMFAKINTLIKPNGSFFMCYEASFLDEICAYLKQFKLKLVSLQCVHTNIQTNARLVLMHIKKNSKSPCVIVPTLFMYENDVLNPKISEIYENTGTISYDV
- a CDS encoding YkgJ family cysteine cluster protein, which codes for MMCEKGFDYSFDESACEKCGGKCCTGESGYIYASKEELEAIASFLNLSFEAFKEQYLIKVGFKYSFKEAKYENGYRCIFFDTMHKKCLIYKHRPKQCRTFPFWEYFKTYKEELKKECIGVCFH
- a CDS encoding tetratricopeptide repeat protein; this translates as MYRGLLSLIIVFILTSLALAKGEDEILQALIYEEHGQFQKACDIYTNLFHENNESIYLQKALFLALSANLKQKNELLKASKDFLEHTAIARLNALYFFEIGDYKQAEAILYKLIKEEQDYRNYEILGDIFTKKALYTKALEQYNLAYKLFEHENLLLKIVEINIKNKNINQAKKALEEFVKSSQCTLKTCTLLLKIYQEQKNHKASIQTLEKLYKLNNDIKYIYAMIELLVQEKNYTQALNLTQKYNIDPDTKIFLYTQTKDYKKAYEIALKHYELSKDKKYLSMAGVLEFEIHMDPKSKKVTDPKILASIMKKFEQSVDIRSDALYQNYYGYALIEYDIDIAKGIELVGWALEQEPQNLYYLDSLAWGYYKLKDCKKAYEILQKTLHDKEFSSSDESKEHLKAIEKCLKQ
- a CDS encoding indole-3-glycerol-phosphate synthase TrpC, with amino-acid sequence MFKTIDLKNHFSKTQKILESKKEIFPYDMLGRSLASNAFYPKDIYTLLLEKKLSHFLYSEDLNFNHGNFDAIILPTSPLLNQDIQNLSLFRRYHEKPIVQFDFIFDEYQILESLVYGADAFIVFPKMLKTMQLKKLYNFAIHLGLEAIFYLESKNDLNNAILAGARIFLLEDEKLLPLIPKNKALISKNIKNLHACIKES
- a CDS encoding HIT family protein gives rise to the protein MEYLYAPWRDVYFNNKDKNFCPFCHCKHELNKDEKLGVIFRAKECFGIMNKFPYSPGHFMIIPYEHLENIEDLSDDTWLEISHFVRIGVKILKENFHAKGVNIGMNLGSAAGAGIAPHCHYHLIPRWQGDTNFITTIGQTRVCGSDLKKVYTTLCKAFKDYV
- the mnmH gene encoding tRNA 2-selenouridine(34) synthase MnmH; this translates as MYKEVDFENFLKFNFDLLIDARSPKEYKLAHIKSAQNYYALNDNEFEEIGTLYKKNKGLAKAKGASYICENMSKHINKIYQNYKIGSLVGTYCARGGKRSKAIALILAELGYRVVRLEGGYKAYRSYVSEFFTKDLNIEFLCLCGNTASGKSDLIQTLDNALNLEKLANHQGSSFGKIYGEQPSQKAFEDELFYFLKDYTHKTCFIEAESRQIGNLTIPLNLYNSMQKAKKIWCECDTNLRVQRVLKNYAPMDKKVFYQCVEKISPYISKDFKLRLCQNYEENNLELCVKMLFEYYDKVYKKPTKIDYFIDSSNLDEAKEYLMSLNS
- a CDS encoding inorganic phosphate transporter, whose product is MSKDNAIAFFIFIVSVLCFFVWGYNYIPNNSMILFILASIFGIFMAFNVGGNDVANSFGTSVGAKTVTIKQALIIAAVFELSGAVFAGGEVTNTIRSGIVVLPDGVNPMVFVCVMLSALLSSGIWLFVATKKGLPVSTTHSIIGGIVGSSIAMGFVFFDQDQALSMVNWNGIYKIAMSWVISPLLGGLVAYLIYAYIYKKILKPSEEITLVVKEIKKEKKAFKEEYFKNLKNKSQEEQIKELSAIVLDDDEKRSEYKLKIKELKEKEKNIDVFSRMKFHVPLIAGVGALTIASMFLFKGLNNVSTLDVMQNLWIVSIISIFAYIVTLAVVRLMKKTQVNKTIEKIFSWFQIFTASSFAFSHGANDIANALGPFAAILDVLKNDTINPSSPVPFAVMLMFGIALVIGLWFLGKEVIQTVGSKLAEIKPTTGFSAELGASIVILLATQLGIPVSSTHILIGAVLGIGVFNKDAKWAMMKPIGLAWVITLPVAGILSSIIFIIFANTIL